TCGTCTGTCTGATGTCGTATCCTTGGCCAACGCTTATGGCGATCAACCTGCTTTATCTCACCACGTTGCCCTTCTCTTACCGCGCACAAAAGCGCCAAATTGCCAACGAAAGCTAAATCATGCGCATCCTTCTGATCGAAGATGAGAAAGACCTCGCCGCGCCGGTGATCGAACATCTCAAGGCCGATCAGAATGTTGTTGACTGGTTTGAAACCGTGTCCGACGGCGACACAGCTGCGTTTGGTGTCCCGTATGATGTGATTTTACTGGATCTTCAGCTCCCCGATGGTGACGGGTTAGACCTGCTCAAGACCCTGCGAACGCGGAATCTGCGCACACCAATCATTATCCTAACGGCACGCGACAAAGTCTCTGACCGCATAAAAGGCCTAAACCAAGGGGCAGATGACTATGTGATCAAACCCTATGATCTGAGTGAACTGACCGCACGGATCAACACGGTCTGCCGCCGCAGCAGCGAGCGAGCAGCCGAAATCGTTTCTTTGGCAGATATTGAAGTCAACATGGCTGAACATAGCGTCGCGCGCGCAGGAGCGCCCGTGAAGCTCACCGCCAAAGAATGGGGCGTTTTTGAATGCCTACTTCTACGGCGCACCAAAATTGTCCCCAAGGACACGCTTGAGCAGGCGCTTTATGCGTTTGGTGATGAAGTGGAAAGCAACGCGATTGAAGCCCATATCAGCCGCTTACGCGGCAAGCTTGGAAAAGAACTCATAGTCACACACCGCGGCTTGGGATATCGACTTGAAGTATGAACAGCCGCCCACCCAGTCTTCTTAGAGCGCTTCTTCGCTCCCTGCTCTGGCCAAGCCTTATCGCAATTGCTGCCGGACTAGTCCTGTCTTTTTGGACTGTGCGGCAGGAATATGACGAGATGCTCGATATCGGGCTAAACAACAAAGCCCACTTGCTGCTTGAGAATCTCACAATGCAAGACGAAGGCATCCTCGGGTTATCTGAAGTGTCCGACCTTTTGGCCTTTGAGACCCGCATTCTCGACCCTGAGGAACGCACCCTCTTTTGGTATATCGATAGCGAAGGCCACATCTTACAGCGCTCGGGCCTTGCCACACCCGACATGATGCCACGCGAGCAGCCCGAGGGCTTCTTTACCGAGCATGACTATAGATTTCGGGTGTTGAGCGCAGAAGGTATGCCTAAGCGGCGCATCGTTGTTGGTGAACCGCTCGTGGAACGCAACGAAGCCATGCGGGATATCTTGGCAGGTGTCATGCTCAGTTTTGCGGCATTGGTACTCATTATGGCCTATGCTGCCTCGCGCGCCTTACAAGGTGCTGCGCGCAAGATTGACGGTCTTAGCGAAGACATCGCTGCCAAGAGCGAACACAATCTGAGCCCGATTGATCGCGCGTTCTCTTTTGCAGAGTTTGAACCCGCAATTGATACCCTCGATGAGCTGATGGCGCGGCTCGATGCGGCGATCAACGCAGAGCGCGATTTTGCAACGGTGGCGGCACATGAATTGCGCACGCCCGTTGCAATCTGTCTTGCGCAGGCTCAACGGCTCAAGGCGACAGCCGCAACGGAAGCCGACGCTGCAAAGGCCGCCGCCGTGGAGCAGGGCCTTAAACGGCTCGCGCGGCTGATCGAGCGGCTGCTGCAGCTTTCCCGCGCACAGTCAGGCCTTGGCACAGACGCCGAGACCGATGATCTCAATATGGTGTTGCGCTTGCTGCTCAGCGAACTGAGCGAGCGTAAACCAAAAGCACTAAGGCTAAACATCCTGCCGCCTGAAGGCGTCTATATGAGCCATATCAACCCCGATGCTTTCGGAATTATCCTGAACAATCTTTTTGACAATGCGCTGAAGTACAGTGACGGGCCACAAGGCATAGTGATCGATGCCAGCCAAGCGGGCGTGATCACGGTTTCCAACGATTGCGACGCATTGACGGAGCAAGAAATTCAAGAAATCACACAACGCTTCGGGCGCAAATCCAATCTTGCAGATGGGTATGGCCTTGGGCTTTCCATCGTTCAGGCGCTTTGCGAACAAACAGGCTGTGACTTTGATATCTTCTCGCCAATGATAGGCCAAACACGCGGCTTTGTCGCGCGGATCACACTGCCCTAAGTGCGCTTTCGCTTGCGCTTCGCCGTGAAGAGCAAGGCGACCAACGCACCAATCATTCCACCCGCAAAAACCGCCGACACCGTATGCGCTTCGAGCATCACGCGGGCATACATCGTCAGCCCTGTTACCGGCAGGCAGAACAACAAAAACCACAGACTGAAGCGGCGGACCATAAAGAAGCCCCCAGCGCTGGCAAGAGTAGAGTGCCCAGACGGCATATTGTGCCGCGACTGAGGCCCGCTCGGGCGCTGACCCAGCCGTGTGCCCAAAATAGTAACATCGTTGAGCAGCCGCTTTGGCCCGTGCGAGGCAGCTATGCCTGCAACGACAACGCCTGCCAACTGGCCCGCGCCCCTCCAATCGCGCAGCACCACAATGGTCGCGATGGGCAGCATAGCATTGACGTGGCGCATGTACTTTTCTGTGCCCTGAACAACGGTTGAGTAATGTTCAGAACGACAAATCGAATAGTCTCTTGTTAGATCCGAAGGATAAAACATTGCCGCGCCAATCAAGAGGCCAGTTAGCCCGTAGGCAAAGCCATGGCGGCGCAAATTGCGCCAGGGCAAAGCAAGGTTTGAGATCGTATCCATGCCACGGCGTTTGGCAAGCAAACCTTATGACAACCTTACAAACCTTTGGTCTGCGTCAGCGCGGCAGATGAAAGATGTCAAACTCGGGCTTGTAGATATCGCTTGTCATCCCGAACGCGCCCATCACGCTGTGAAACGGGAAATCATGGGGAAAGCTTTGAGGCGGCATAACGCTCGCTGCCGTCAGTCCACGACTGCTGGCAAAACTGTCTGACATCCAGACCAGAAATGGTACATCACGTTGCTCTTTGGGGGCAACACTGTTGGGCAAGCCATGAAGATAATAGCCCCCCTCGCCAAGCGACTGACCATGATCCGAAACATAGATCAGCACCGTTTCTGCATCGAGGCTTTCCAGCTGCTTAATCAGATCGGCTAGCAAGTAGTCGGTATAAAGGATCGAATTGTCATAGGCGTTGACCAGCTCTTCATGTGTGCACTTGGCCACCTGAACCGTTTTGCACTCTGGCGTAAAGCGGGCGAAATCTTGGGGATATTTACTGAAATATGCGGGGCCGTGACTTCCTGTTTGATGCAGGGTCACAAAAATGCGCCGCGCTTTTGACTGTTCAATCCGCTCCGCCAGCCTCCAATTGAGGGCAGCATCACCCTTAGGACAGTCTTCTTCTGTGCACTCCAAGCTGATCTCGCCTGCGCGCTCTTGCACAGTGGTTTTCACTGGCGGCGGACCAGAGTTATTGCTTCGGTAAATCGTTTCGATCCCTTGTCGCGTCAAATAACTTGGCAGCGGCTCGGCCAGCGTGTGCGAGGAAGCCTTGCTGCCTTCGTGGGTGAGGATACAGGCGGTCGAGCCAATCGTATTTGTAGCGCAGGACTGCCCCAAAGGCAGAGCAAAGAGCGAGGTCTCTTTTGTGAAAGTGTTGGTCTCTCGACCATAGCCATAGAGCTCAAAGTTCTCTGCGCGCGCCGCTTCTCCTATCACCAGAACCACGACTTGCTTTTTGTCTGGCCGTTCCTCAGCGAATGTAGCAGGCGGCGAGAGTATAGGCTCGCGCTCGTCCAGATAGCGCTTATTATAGTAGCGCGCGGTGTTGATCACATAGGACCAAGGCAAGACTTTACTGCCCATCCGCGAGGCATGCTGATCAAACCAAAGCCAAGTTGTTGACGTCGCAAAAAGCCATGCGATGAGCAGCCCAAAGCTCGCCACTCCCGCAAACAACCGCACAGAGCGCTTTGGCGCACGGAGATCAACGCGCCAGACAAAAAGTGCCGGCAGAGCACCAAAACCAGCGAGATAAGGCAAGATCGACCAGTGCCAGAGACCAGAGGCTTCGCCCGTATCTGTATTGAGCACATTGGCAATCATCGAGCGGTCAATTTCGATACTATAGGAGAGCATAAAATAGAGCGCTGCGGCGTTCACGATAAACAAAAGTACCACCAAGAGCTTCATCAACCTGAGCGACAAGGCTGACACCAAAAACAACACTCCCATAAAGAGACAGAGCTGCACAATTTGAACAGAAGCAAGCTGCAGCCACCCCGTGGCATCAGGGAGACTAGACACAGAAAACACAAAAGCTAAGAGCGGCTTTTGAAACAAAGCAAGATTGGCAAACGCGATCAAAAGCACAAAGCCTGAGAGGCGCATATTGGGCTTCCAAGGAGTTTGCTTCACATGTGTCATAGTGACTGTCTAGCGAGCTTCCTAGCCCAGCGAAAGCACTAGATAGGGGCCCAAATCGCAACGGAGCACGAAGAGACAGGCAAGCACTCCGAATGGGACCGTGCGCTCGGTTACGAATATGTAAATCTGAGCGCAACAAACATGCTGGCTCATGTCATTATTCCTTGGAGCCGTTGATGCCCGATACTTCCCACGCCCTATCTTTGCCGTTGATACAACCCTCTCAAGCGCAAAAACATGTGACCCACAACGAAGCCCTAAGGATTTTGGATGCGGTCGTGCAATTGGTCGTCATTGCAGCCGACCAAAGCGGTCCACCGACAGCTCCCCAATCGGGTGATCGCTATATTGTCGCGCCCTCCGGAGTGGGCGCGTGGCTGGGCCATGACGGGGATATCGCGGTTTATGCAGATGCTGCGTGGAGCTTCATAACGCCGTTGCCGGGATGGACCGCTCAAGTCTTAGCGCCACAAAGCGCCGTATTGTTTGATGCTGTCTTGGGCTGGCAAACAGTCTCTACAACACTGGAAAACACACCTGAACTCGGAATCAACGCCACGGCGGACCCAACAAACAGACTCAGCGTATCGGCGCCTGCGACTCTGCTCAATCATGAGGGCGCAGGCCATCAGCTCAAAATCAACAAGGCCACCGCGAGCGACACATCAAGCCTTTTGTACCAAACAAACTTTTCTGGGCGTGCGGAAATGGGCTTGGCAGGGAATGATGATTTTGCCGTTAAAGTCTCAGATGACGGAACAACATGGCGCACGGCCCTGAATGTGGATGCCCCAACGGCGCGGGTGATCGCACCCGAAGGTCTCGAGAGTATTCGCATAACCGCAACACACAGCGCCACAACGGTGCTGAACCCGCCGTCTCCCGCAGGGTTTGCAATGCTTTCATCAGTCAGTTCAAATTTCCCACAGGCGAACGCAAGCATGATTTTATGCTACGATGTGGGCGCGTCTCCACAGTTGATCGTGATTTGGAACGGAGGCGCTGTCACCAATTTGGGAGCCACAGCCCCGACAGACACAAATGTCCCCGACGGGCTAATCGGGATCGCAGCTCAAAACAACGGAACACTGCTGCTTCGAAACGAGTATCCCAATTCTCTCGCACTGGACTATTGCATCACTTGGATCAACGGCTGGCGATAAATCAGCCTGCCTGAATGTCTCCTGCGGGGTGCCCGCCCCGCAGACGATCATACGACAATCATATCCTGAGAAATTGCATCCAACGCAATTTCTGCAAAGATAATGTTAACGCCTTGGTCTGAAAAGATCACAGAGTCGCCGCTCTGGTCAAAATGCCCAAGCACGGCCTCGGCGTCCGCGTAGTCGAACCCCTCAAAGCGCAGCACATCCCAAGCCTCGAGATCAAGCACCGTATTGTTGCTTTTGTGATCGGCGTGAAACACAAACATGTCTGAAAGCGCGCCCCCAGCAAGGGTATTGCTGCCGCCACCGCCCATCAAGACATCCTGAAGTCCCTGATCTTGCACCCATTCTTTCAGGCCGGGCGTGGTGGCGTTCACAAATTCTCGGCTTTGTGCGAAGGCTTCAGCGACCGCAGCACGGCTGTTGCCTTGTTCCATCCAGTTCAGCCAATTCTGTTTTCCGGCCACGTCAGCTGCGCGGCCCAAAACGTTGTAATAAAGCAGATCAACAAAGCCCTCATTGTCAGGCTCTGCATAGCGGTTGGAAAACTCTTTTGACCCGACAAATCCCGCAACAGCTTCACCAAAATCAAGTCCTTCCGCGAGCGCGCTCACCCAGTTATCAAAGCCGCCTTTCTCAGGCGCGCGGCCCAGCGCAGCCGTATACAGGCGGAAGATATCGTCGCTCCAATTGGCCTCCATGCGCGCTTTGGAAAAGGCGTCAGAAGCTATGTTTGTCATGTTTTGAAACTCGCGGCTTTCAGAAAAGCCGTGCAAAGCTTGCGCACGGGTATTGTCAGGATTTTCTAGAAAGGAAATCCAATTTATACGCCCCTCCGCATCTGCCTCCCGGCCTAAGACATTGCGATACAGCAGGTCCACAAAGGCCTCGGTTGAAAGATCGCCATAGGTTTTTTGAAACTCCTTGGACGTCACAAACTTGCCTGCGACGGTCAACAGACTTTGCTCGCTCTCAAATATACTCTGCGTCCAGTTGCGGTGGCCTTCCACGTCAGGGCTGCGGCCGAAAGCTGCCTGATAGAGACGAAACATCTGAGCTGACTCTTGCGGCGCATACCCTGCAGCAAAGCCCCCAGCATAGAGGTGATCATCGCTCCCATCGCCGACCACAGACGTGCCATTGTAAGCTATGTGTCTGACGTCAGCCCCTGCTGGACAGATCTGAGCATTTGAACAACGGAGGATTTCTGGTTCATCTTATCGATTAGGAGATCGAGATGACAAAGAAGCCTACCACATCGAAAGATGCCGCCGACAAGGTGGTTAAGAACATCCGCCGCAAGACACGGCAAACCTATTCAGCGGAGGAGAAGATCCGCATTGTTTTGGCAGGTCTGCGTGGCGAGGAAAGTATTTCTGTGTTGTGCCGTCGTGAGGGGATCGCTGAGAGCCTGTATTATAGCTGGTCTAAGGAATTCCTTGAGGCAGGCAAGCGACGTCTGTCTGGGGACACTGCGCGTCAGGCGACGTCGCCAGAAGTGAAGGAGCTGCGTTCAGAGTCGCTGGCATTGAAAGAGTGCGTGGCGGATCTGACTCTTGAAAACCGGCTGCTCAAAAAAAGCATGACAGGAAATGGGGGATACGAGGAATGAGGTATCCAGCATCCGAGAAGCTTGAGATCATCCGCACCGTCGAAGGCTCACACCTGCCAGTCAAACAGACGCTTGATATGCTGTGCATTCCGCGCAGCACATTTTATCGATGGTACGATCTTTATCTCGATGGTGGTCTGGACGCGTTGGCGGATCATTCGCCGCGTCCCAAGTCTGTCTGGAACCGTATCCCAGACGTCAGGCGCGATGATTTGATCGAGTTTGCATTGGAGCACGAGGCGTTGTCGACACGCGAGCTTGCCGTCAAATACACGGATGAGAAGCGGTATTTTGTCTCTGAATCATCAGCTTACCGCATTCTAAAAGCAGCTGACCTGATCACTGCGCCTGATTATGTGGTGATCAAGGCTGCTGACGAGTTCACAGACAAAACCACAGCTATCAACGAGATGTGGCAGACTGATTTTACCTACTTTAAGATCATCGGCTGGGGCTGGTATTATCTGAGCACAATCCTGGACGATTACAGCCGCTACATCATTGCATGGAAACTCTGCACAAATATGCGTGCTGAGGACGTAACAGACACGATCGAGCTGGCATTGGCTGCATCCGGTTGTGATCAAGCCACTGTTCGGCACAAGCCGCGCCTGCTCAGCGATAACGGCTCCTGCTACATCTCTGGCGATCTGGCTGAGTGGCTGGAAGGGCAAAGAATGGATCACGTTCGCGGAGCACCGCTCCACCCGCAAACGCAAGGTAAGATCGAGCGCTGGCACCAGACCATGAAGAACCGTGTTCTGCTGGAAAACTATTACCTGCCCGGCGATCTCGAGCGTCAGATCGGGGCTTTTGTCGAGTATTACAACAACCAGCGCTACCACGAGAGCCTGAACAACGTCACACCCGCTGACGTCTACTTCGGGCGCGACAAAGCCATTTTGAGGGAAAGGGAGAAGATCAAAAGCCAAACAATCCGCCAACGCCGCTTGCAACATCAAAAACAAGCAGCATAATCAATCACACGAACGAACCAGAGCCTCCTGTGCTCAAGCCGATCTGATGTCCAACTTTATATGACGACGGACAAACAATGGCCAGATCCGACGGCTGGCAGGCCTCAAACTCCAACGTGACCGAGCCTCAGAAACAGAATTGCTGCCCGCAGCGGTCAAAAATATCGTCGCCTCTGACATGATTTTCGGCCTCACAGAGCATTTCGACCATTTCATTCAGCGTCTCCATGCGCTGGGTCTGATTGCAGGAACACCTGATATGCGCGAAAACATGGCCCCCCACCCGGCCAATCTTGCAGAGGCTTTGGCAACGCTCACACCCGATCAAGCAGCGCTCTATCAGGCCTTCACTGGCTGGGATGATATTTTTTACAACATCTGCGAACAGCTTTATTTTGCCCAAGATATGCCAAAAACGGGGGCTATATGATCCACCACCAATGCCTCTTACCACTCAGCCGAGCACGCAACACTTCAGCCATACGCCTAGCACATGACAGCCCGATCTCTTACTCTAGGTCACAGATTACCCGTTAAGGATGCTTTTTAATGATTACACCCGTTCTCCTCTGTGGAGGCTCAGGCACACGCCTCTGGCCCCTGTCTCGCAAAAGCTATCCAAAACAATTCGCCTCGATTCTGGGCGATGAAAGCCTCTTCCAAGCCTCTGCCAGACGCTTTTCAGGCGAGCATTTTGCCGACCCTCTGCTTGTCACTGCCGATAGCTTCCGCTTCATTGTAGGTGAACAGCTCGAAAAATGTGGCCTCAGCTCACGCGGAACCCTGATCGAACCTGAGGGGCGAAACACCGCACCTGCAGCCATTGCTGCCGCACTCATGCTTGCCAAATCTGATCCTCAAGGCTTGATGCTCCTTGTCCCATCAGATCACGCTATCTCTGATGCACAAGCGTTCCGTGATGCAGTTTGTTCGGGTACAGTGGCCGCACGAGACGGACAAATCGTCACCTTCGGGATCGCCCCTGATCGCGCCGAAACAGGGTATGGCTGGCTTGAGAGCGGAGCGGAGACCCACCCCTCCGTGATGGAGCTCAAACAATTTGTCGAAAAACCCGACCGCAAAAAGGCGGAAACTCTGCTCAAAGACAAACGCTACCTCTGGAACGCAGGTGTGTTCCTCGCGCGGGTCGATGTCATGATCAAGGCCTTCCGAACCCACGCGCCAGAGGTTCTCACTGCCGTGGAAATCGCCTTGGAAAAAGCCACACTTGATCTTGGCTTTACCCGCCTTGATCCCGAAACATGGGTCCGCGTGCCCGATATTTCTATCGATTACGCCGTGATGGAAAAAGCCGAGAACGTCAGCGTGGTGCGCTTTGATGGAGCATGGTCTGATCTGGGCAGCTGGGAGGCCGTTTGGCAAGAATCCCCCCGTGATGAACATGGCAACGCAATGACAGCACATGCCACAGCACTTGATTGCGAAAACACGCTTCTGCGCTCGGAAAGCGACGAGATTGAAATTGTCGGCATCGGCCTGAAAAACGTGGTCGCCGTCGCCATGCGCGACGCCGTTATGGTCGCCGATATCTCCGACAGCCAGAATGTAAAAAAGGCGGTCGCCACACTCAAAGAGCGCAAAGCAAAACAAGCGGTGCAGTTCCCCGTCGATCATCGCCCTTGGGGCTGGTTTGAAACGCTGATCTTGTCAGACCGCTTTCAAGTGAAGCGCATCCACGTACACCCAGGAGCAACCCTGAGCCTGCAAAGCCACAACCATCGTTCAGAACACTGGATCGTTGTGGCCGGAACAGCAAAAGTGACTGTGAATGATGAAGTCAAACTCGTCACTGAAAACGAGTCGATCTATGTCCCACTCGGAGCAAAGCACCGTATGGAAAACCCAGGCAAAGTGCCCATGGTCCTAATCGAAGTTCAAACAGGAGCCTACTTGGGCGAAGATGACATCATTCGCTACGAAGACGTCTACGCGCGCAACTAGCCTGACTTTGCAGTTCCGTCTCAAAAATGGCTCCAGCAAACAGTGGGCCGAAAGATCCCAGCGGGTCACATGACGATTGTTAACTTCAAGACATGACCTTCTGACACCGTGATCAAGTGCAAAATGGAGACTCCCGCATAGCGCAGAGTCACGTCCTCAAAACGCGAGTGAGAGTTCTAATACTAGAGGGCAGCCGATGTCGCCTCAAGCAAGCTTGTCCCGCCTGCGGATATTGCCACTACAGAAACAAAAGTAGGACACACAGAGCAGAGACTATAAAAATATAGAACGGTAATGCGTTTAAAATAGTCACTTTCTTTTTGCAACGGCTGCACGTTTCTTCCCCGAAGCGAACTCTGTGCTTACAACTGCCACATCGGAAAATTCGTGTTGCCATACAATCAATCTCATCTCTAGAACTGGTTAACTTCAAATTCAGCTTCATATAAGTCTAAAATTTATACTTAAATGAACGAGCCACAAAAGTTAATAAAAAATTTATCGTTAATGACGGGCCGCGCTTCAGCCAAAGCACCAACCAACAAGAGTGAGTCTTCGCCCATATAACGTGTGCCAAACCGCAGAGCTAAAATCTCAAACCAAATACCATCCAAGGATACATCGGACGCCCAAGCAATCGCTGGGCTGCATATCAAATACGGTTGATCGGGTGATGGTTCTTGAGCAGCGGCCTTCTGCTGACAGCCCCCCTACTCACCACACCTGTTAGATTCGGGCGCCCAAACCTCTTATTCGATGTTTGTAACTTTCCACCAAAAACAACAAAGGCGCCCGAAGGCGCCTAAGTCGTTACTTTATCGAGATAAAGTGGTGAGCCGTGATGGGTTCGAACCATCGACCTACTGATTAAAAGTCAGTTGCTCTACCAACTGAGCTAACGGCCCACTAGGCGGCCTATCTAGAAAGAGAGAGGGGGGCGGTCAACCCCGAAAATCACGGAAAGTGAGGCGGATACTGGATTATATTGCGGCGGGGGCGTATATGCGGCCTATGAACACGCGCGAGACACATATTCCCTTCATGAAAATGCACGGGCTGGGCAATGATTTTGTCATTATCGACTCGCGCGGACAGCTCGGCCGTGTCGATAACACGCTTGCGAAGGCTATGGGCGACAGACACCGTGGCGTCGGATTCGACCAGCTCGCAGAGCTGACCGATTCTCCCACCGGGGATGTTCACCTCACATTTTGGAACTCTGACGGAACAGCGGCTGGCGCGTGCGGCAATGCCACGCGCTGCATTGCACACCATATTCTTCTCGAGACAGGCAAGACAAAGCTACACATCACAACTGAGCGTGGCGATCTCTATGCACATGACGCAGGCGATGGCCTCACCTCCGTCAATATGGGCGCCCCACTTCTGAATTGGGACGAGATTCCCCTCGCCGAAGCCATGGACACTCTCGCGCTGCCGATTGAAGGCGCACCAACAGCCACCAGCATGGGCAATCCGCACTGCACATTCTTTGTCGAGGATGCTGAAGCCGTCGCAGTCACAGAGCTAGGCCCCATTTATGAGCATCATCCGCTCTACCCTGAGCGCACCAATGTCCAATGGGCGAGCCTGATCGGCCCTGATCATATTCGCATGCGGGTCTGGGAGCGCGGCGCAGGCCTCACCGAGGCCTCTGGCACATCCTCTTGCGCCACGGTTGTAGCCGCTGCACGGCGCGGGCTGACTGGCCGCAAAGCCCGTGTCGATCTGGATGGCGGAACGCTCTTTATTGACTGGCGCGATGACGGCGTCTGGATGACTGGGCCAACAGCCCATGTCTTTAACGGGCAGTGGCGTCTGACATGAGCGCACCAAGATTTACGACACTGGGCTGCCGTCTCAACGCCTATGAGAGCGAAGCAATGCGCGAGCTGGCCACAGCCGCAGGCCTGAGCAATGTGCAGGTCATCAACACCTGTGCCGTGACAGCAGAGGCCGTGCGCAAAGCCAAAAAAGAAATTCGCAAACTCGCCCGCGAGAATCCTGATGCTCCCATCATCGTGACAGGCTGCGCCGCGCAGACCGAGCCTGAGACATTTGCCGCCATGGCCGAAGTCACCCGCGTTGTTGGCAACCATGAAAAGATGCAGCCCGATACGTGGCAAAGCCTCGCGCCTGACCTCATCGGCGAGACAGAAAAAGTTATCGTCAACGATATCATGTCGGTCACAGAGACAGCCGGCCATATGATCGACGGCTTCGGCACCCGCAGCCGCGCCTATGTGCAGGTCCAGAACGGTTGCGATCATCGCTGCACCTTCTGCATCATTCCTTATGGCCGCGGCAACTCTCGCTCCGTGCCAGCGGGCGTTGTGGTAGAACAGATCAAGCGCCTCGTCGGACGCGGCTTCAACGAGGTTGTCCTCACAGGGGTTGATCTCACGAGCTGGGGCGCCGACTTGCCTGCCACCCCGCGCTTTGGCGATCTGGTGATGCGCATCCTGAAGCTCGTGCCAGACTTGCCGCGTCTGCGGATCTCGTCGATCGACAGTATCGAGGCCGATGACAACCTCATGCAAGCCATCGCCACAGAGCCGCGCCTGATGCCGCATCTGCACCTCAGCCTGCAGCACGGCGACGATCTCATTCTAAAGCGCATGAAGCGGCGGCACTTGCGCGACGATGCAATCCGCTTCACTGAAGACGCCCTCAAGCTGCGTCCCGAGATGACCTTCGGTGCTGATATCATCGCTGGCTTCCCCACCGAAACAGAGGCGCATTTTG
This genomic window from Lentibacter algarum contains:
- a CDS encoding response regulator transcription factor; translated protein: MRILLIEDEKDLAAPVIEHLKADQNVVDWFETVSDGDTAAFGVPYDVILLDLQLPDGDGLDLLKTLRTRNLRTPIIILTARDKVSDRIKGLNQGADDYVIKPYDLSELTARINTVCRRSSERAAEIVSLADIEVNMAEHSVARAGAPVKLTAKEWGVFECLLLRRTKIVPKDTLEQALYAFGDEVESNAIEAHISRLRGKLGKELIVTHRGLGYRLEV
- a CDS encoding HAMP domain-containing sensor histidine kinase; this translates as MNSRPPSLLRALLRSLLWPSLIAIAAGLVLSFWTVRQEYDEMLDIGLNNKAHLLLENLTMQDEGILGLSEVSDLLAFETRILDPEERTLFWYIDSEGHILQRSGLATPDMMPREQPEGFFTEHDYRFRVLSAEGMPKRRIVVGEPLVERNEAMRDILAGVMLSFAALVLIMAYAASRALQGAARKIDGLSEDIAAKSEHNLSPIDRAFSFAEFEPAIDTLDELMARLDAAINAERDFATVAAHELRTPVAICLAQAQRLKATAATEADAAKAAAVEQGLKRLARLIERLLQLSRAQSGLGTDAETDDLNMVLRLLLSELSERKPKALRLNILPPEGVYMSHINPDAFGIILNNLFDNALKYSDGPQGIVIDASQAGVITVSNDCDALTEQEIQEITQRFGRKSNLADGYGLGLSIVQALCEQTGCDFDIFSPMIGQTRGFVARITLP
- a CDS encoding phosphatase PAP2 family protein, which translates into the protein MDTISNLALPWRNLRRHGFAYGLTGLLIGAAMFYPSDLTRDYSICRSEHYSTVVQGTEKYMRHVNAMLPIATIVVLRDWRGAGQLAGVVVAGIAASHGPKRLLNDVTILGTRLGQRPSGPQSRHNMPSGHSTLASAGGFFMVRRFSLWFLLFCLPVTGLTMYARVMLEAHTVSAVFAGGMIGALVALLFTAKRKRKRT
- a CDS encoding sulfatase-like hydrolase/transferase, coding for MTHVKQTPWKPNMRLSGFVLLIAFANLALFQKPLLAFVFSVSSLPDATGWLQLASVQIVQLCLFMGVLFLVSALSLRLMKLLVVLLFIVNAAALYFMLSYSIEIDRSMIANVLNTDTGEASGLWHWSILPYLAGFGALPALFVWRVDLRAPKRSVRLFAGVASFGLLIAWLFATSTTWLWFDQHASRMGSKVLPWSYVINTARYYNKRYLDEREPILSPPATFAEERPDKKQVVVLVIGEAARAENFELYGYGRETNTFTKETSLFALPLGQSCATNTIGSTACILTHEGSKASSHTLAEPLPSYLTRQGIETIYRSNNSGPPPVKTTVQERAGEISLECTEEDCPKGDAALNWRLAERIEQSKARRIFVTLHQTGSHGPAYFSKYPQDFARFTPECKTVQVAKCTHEELVNAYDNSILYTDYLLADLIKQLESLDAETVLIYVSDHGQSLGEGGYYLHGLPNSVAPKEQRDVPFLVWMSDSFASSRGLTAASVMPPQSFPHDFPFHSVMGAFGMTSDIYKPEFDIFHLPR
- a CDS encoding DUF2793 domain-containing protein, translating into MPDTSHALSLPLIQPSQAQKHVTHNEALRILDAVVQLVVIAADQSGPPTAPQSGDRYIVAPSGVGAWLGHDGDIAVYADAAWSFITPLPGWTAQVLAPQSAVLFDAVLGWQTVSTTLENTPELGINATADPTNRLSVSAPATLLNHEGAGHQLKINKATASDTSSLLYQTNFSGRAEMGLAGNDDFAVKVSDDGTTWRTALNVDAPTARVIAPEGLESIRITATHSATTVLNPPSPAGFAMLSSVSSNFPQANASMILCYDVGASPQLIVIWNGGAVTNLGATAPTDTNVPDGLIGIAAQNNGTLLLRNEYPNSLALDYCITWINGWR
- a CDS encoding DUF4214 domain-containing protein, translating into MVGDGSDDHLYAGGFAAGYAPQESAQMFRLYQAAFGRSPDVEGHRNWTQSIFESEQSLLTVAGKFVTSKEFQKTYGDLSTEAFVDLLYRNVLGREADAEGRINWISFLENPDNTRAQALHGFSESREFQNMTNIASDAFSKARMEANWSDDIFRLYTAALGRAPEKGGFDNWVSALAEGLDFGEAVAGFVGSKEFSNRYAEPDNEGFVDLLYYNVLGRAADVAGKQNWLNWMEQGNSRAAVAEAFAQSREFVNATTPGLKEWVQDQGLQDVLMGGGGSNTLAGGALSDMFVFHADHKSNNTVLDLEAWDVLRFEGFDYADAEAVLGHFDQSGDSVIFSDQGVNIIFAEIALDAISQDMIVV
- a CDS encoding IS3 family transposase (programmed frameshift), with translation MTKKPTTSKDAADKVVKNIRRKTRQTYSAEEKIRIVLAGLRGEESISVLCRREGIAESLYYSWSKEFLEAGKRRLSGDTARQATSPEVKELRSESLALKECVADLTLENRLLKKKHDRKWGIRGMRYPASEKLEIIRTVEGSHLPVKQTLDMLCIPRSTFYRWYDLYLDGGLDALADHSPRPKSVWNRIPDVRRDDLIEFALEHEALSTRELAVKYTDEKRYFVSESSAYRILKAADLITAPDYVVIKAADEFTDKTTAINEMWQTDFTYFKIIGWGWYYLSTILDDYSRYIIAWKLCTNMRAEDVTDTIELALAASGCDQATVRHKPRLLSDNGSCYISGDLAEWLEGQRMDHVRGAPLHPQTQGKIERWHQTMKNRVLLENYYLPGDLERQIGAFVEYYNNQRYHESLNNVTPADVYFGRDKAILREREKIKSQTIRQRRLQHQKQAA